From Girardinichthys multiradiatus isolate DD_20200921_A chromosome 19, DD_fGirMul_XY1, whole genome shotgun sequence:
ATCATAAAGATAACACCCTAATGCCTAGTGtatagtttatctgcaaaaaaaagttgatttggggtttattTCCTCTTTAATCCTTGGATTGAGAAAGTTTTAATCCTCCCAATATCACAAGCCTGGTGCTAACCTTACATTACAGTTTGAACAGATCCTTCCAGATACACATGAAAGGTATCCAAAGCTGACCAAGAGGCTTCCCTCCATTGTGGTGGAGCCAACAGATGCGGCTGAAGTGGAGAGCGGGGAGCTCCGCTGGCCACCGGATGAGCCTGGCTCCCCAGACGCGCAAAGTGAGAGACGGAGAGCTGACAATCAAACTGCAGGTGAGGAGGTGACAGAGGCTGATCTTGTTGTCACCTTGTATTTGACTCAGTTAGTGTTACTGTAGAAACCAAACTATACTAATACAAATAAATCAGGAAATTTGTCTTCATTCGATCTCTGGTTTCAGATATTTTTCAGTACAGGTTAAgtaaacagtgaaacatgtggattaattacacacagactggtgttttcaagcctttattgaAATCATAaactatgatgattttccacttacagccaatgaaaacacaacatttaggaGTAGAATTTTACATTAGATTTTACTACAGAAATATGGgtttgattaaaatatgtttaaaaggttgtcttaaaggttgttattttcaaatagtgtttttaaactgacaaatgagcctcattggAATGCAGATTCTAACTTACTGAATATAACAGTATGTGATTTAGGTCTAGGCcaacagaaatagaaaaaagcAGCTGTTTATGGAAAATGTAATTGTATTTTAAGGAGTCTGTAATGCCATTTGCTCTAACCAAGTCCCCAgagcctttggaagagaaaccagcccacagcatcatagtTTCCCAACCACACTTTACAGTGGGAATGAGTGTCAGAGAAAGTCCTGACAAAGTTTAGCAAACTCCATGTCTGTGATGGCAGGACAGAACTTTTTTTTCCTGGTATGCAGATAGTATCAGATGCAGATAGTGGTATGGTATGCAGATAGTAATAATTGGAGACACAGTCAGCTGtagttctctaacagtgagctttgggTGTTATTTACCTCTCTGTTCACTGTGAATGATGGCAAGATAAATATGGATCCTTGTCCAGCTTTTTTCAGTTTCCTTTCACAGTTAATAGATTTACCTTTAAATACGGGCAAGTTTAAAAGAGTAGATATTTTCGAGCCATTTCATGACTTATGAATATCAAAGCTTATGCCGACggaatggcatgttctcttgtctttcccattttctaAAGTGACTAAAAGAAATGGATATCCATGTCACATATTTATACCAtagaaaaaccaaaaaccataCCTTCATAAAACATGCATAGATGTTCTGATTaacttaaataattaaagaataaagtaaaaaaaataggcGAAGAGACTGTTAGGTGATCATAAGTGATATTTctgtaaaaatagttttttcttaATATGGGGTTTTAAGTCCCACTAAGTAAATGTactcaacaaaacaaacaacaaaacaaacaaaatcaaagcaGTATGAGAATATAAAACTTAAAGTGAAATTTGAGCATTTGaatttgaacacatactgtggTATTCTGGGTAATTCCTTTTCTTAAATATGACCTGTTGTAGGCAGGTTGGTTTGATGAGAATTTCACTTTAAAGTATTTAATCAGTAACCAAAAAACCTGAATCTGACCTTTTATGAGTACAAAATTGTTATAGGTTATTCAGCCAACAAGAAAAAGGTGGACTCTTACCTCAGGGTAGGGGGTTAATCTCTGCCTCAAGCAGAGAAGTCGGAGTTTCTTGGTATCTTGTTCACGTGTGACCAAATCTAAAGGCTCCCACATAGTCAGGCGTACTGCGAGTGGCGTGGACTATCTGCGGATGTTTGAGGTTTCATAATCTAGCTGaccaatttcctacatttctggtgacaaattcctacatttcccacactcaTCATTGGATGAGGAGGAAGAGCTAATTTGccttgtagctttggaaaaacaaaaagaaaagaaggtggtaTATTAAATTACACCTGGGAAGAAGAAAGGGAATACATCTGTCAGTGTGGGCAGAGAGTGGCAGTGACAATGCGTGTCCACGCAACTGGTTGGTTGGAGCAGTATGCCCCATATACAATGGGACACACTGCTTTGTGCGGACATGTCAGGCGGACGTCCTCTTTGCAGGACTTAACGGGCCAAAATCTGGCTTTAATACAAGTCATTTTCAATTACAATGTTCAAAGCTAAGCATTTTCTTTATGAATCAGGAgaacaacacttttttttttttcttcaagtttTGTCCACATATTTAAATGAAACTGCAAAAATGTGTtatgaaacaaatgtttaaagtgcctgtgacatagAATTTTAATGATAAacccaattacatttatggaaagcaaacaaataataaaatatttcagaaagtatttgctgctgaaatgaacagttgttgagatatatggtcataaatttcactaaaaaggcactACTCCTTTGCGCTCTTTTATGATGTAGAAGGGGGACCCCGGCCCATAATCTGACTGCTGTTACAATGGATGATGACACAGACAGTTACAAAGaatctgatgtttttaaaaaaatatttcagttactatCAGAAAGAGACAAAGCAGAGTCAGAAGAAGATAAACAGCTGTCATCAGATGacagagcacaagtgctgcaACTTGCGGACGACCATCCAATCATTTATAATTGACCAGAGTCAACTATAAATGATTCATACCCCACCAACAGGAAACAGAAGCACAACATCAGGATCAttgtactcgttgtcttccgcttcatctgggaccaggttgcaggggcagcagactcagtagagacgcccagacctCCCTCTCCCCAGGCACCTTCTACAGCTCCTCATGGGGGAGCCCAAGTCGTTCctaggccagccaagagacatagtccctccagtgtgtcctgggacgtcccctgggcctcctcccggtgggacgtgccaggAATACCTTCCAAGGGTGGGTGcccaaaccacctcaactgactcctctcaatgtggaggaacagcggctctactccgagctcctctcagatggccgagctcctcaccctatctctaagggagtgccaccTGCAGAGGAAGTTTCTTACacccgcttgtatccgggattttGTTCTTTCgctcatgacccaaagttcacgcCCATAGGTGAGTGttggaacgtagaccgaccggtaaatcaagagttTTGGttctcagctcagctctctcttcaccacgaaggaccggcacagcgtccttATTACTGCGGCATCCGCACGatctgtctgtcaatctcccgctccattctcccctcacttgtgaacaagacccagagatacttgaactcctccacttaaggcaggaactctccaacctgaagagggcaagccacccttttctggtcgagagccatggccttggacttggagcagctgatcctcatcccagccacttcccACTTGGCTGTGAACTGCCCctgtgcatgctgtaggtctcagctagagggggccagcaggaccacgtcatctacaaaaaaagagacaaaatccactggtccctaaACCAGACCCCATCTGACCCGTGCCACGATGGACACGGTTGAatgtcttctccaggtccacacaACACATGTAGAgctgttgggcaaactcccatgaaccctcgagcacccgctagagggtgtagagttggtccagtgttccacggccaggacgaaaaccacactgtttgTCCTCAAGCCAaagttcgactatcggccagaagCTTTGCCACcctggagctttttaatcacctcattgacttcagcctgggtgatgaaagagtccatctCCAAGTCCCctgtctctgcttccaccagggaaggcgtgatggcaggattgaggaaatccttgaagtactccttccactgcctgataatgtccccagtctaggtcagcagctccccacccccactgtaaacagggTTGGCTAAGCACTTCTTCCCTCTACTGACACGCTGCGCGGTTTGCCAGAAATGCTTCAAGGCTGACTGGTAATCCTTCTCCAtagcctcactgaactcctcccaag
This genomic window contains:
- the LOC124884968 gene encoding protein LBH-like isoform X1, translated to MADVMNSLEPGTEDFSGGAGEQDSFEQILPDTHERYPKLTKRLPSIVVEPTDAAEVESGELRWPPDEPGSPDAQSERRRADNQTAGEEKSNARVNEEASGVEIQDSN
- the LOC124884968 gene encoding LBH domain-containing protein 2-like isoform X2, which produces MADVMNSLEPGTEDFSGGAGEQDSILPDTHERYPKLTKRLPSIVVEPTDAAEVESGELRWPPDEPGSPDAQSERRRADNQTAGEEKSNARVNEEASGVEIQDSN